Below is a genomic region from Pseudopipra pipra isolate bDixPip1 chromosome 6, bDixPip1.hap1, whole genome shotgun sequence.
AAAccatataaaataattaaaaaaaaatcaatcaaaacCCCTACCGACTCATAAACAGAACCAAAATTATCATTTAATATGACCTCAGCAACACCTTGCAGATGTAAGCTTACAGCTTCTGTCAAGGTCTGAAGAGCAGCATACAGAgtatttaaaaaagcagaaactaatccttgaaaaataactttttttgaGACTGGGATGCCAGAGAATAGGCATGACACTGAGCTGGCATCCAGACCACTGTAGTGtaagcagcacagccagcaacGGTGAGCCACTGCTGCTCAGGACACAGTCCTACTGACAACTGCACTTCTGTCACCTATCCCTTACCTGAGCCTTGGGAATGCAGGGGTTTGGGCTACCCTACCACAACATTTTAGCCAGACTGCCCCAGATTAATTTCTGATGGCCAGATTGTCccccatcaaaaaaaaaaaaaaaaaaaaaaagcagacccatttttttaatctgaagcATGGAAAGGGTGAGAGCTGTGGCCACAGTCTCATGTAATCAAGAATAGAGCTGGGCAGATGGTGCTCTACTGTGagccagggatggctgcaggtgCAAACAGCTGAGCTATTCCTCACCTTTGGGGAGGGCATTTTATACAGGGGAGGATTTAGAGTAAGCACATAGATAGGATGCTCCACCTTAAGGTCTGTAGCAATGCCTCTTTGCACACTGAGCTGCCACAGGGAAGCACTTGCACCCGGGTTTCCACCACATGCCCTCAGGCAAGGGAAGAGGTAGCCAGGGGAGGGCAAAACGCAGTTCATTTCCAGGAGATAATGAGATCCCGGTGAGCAATGCCCTCAGATAGCGTTTCCGACTGTTTGGAGGAAAAGAGCAAGGAGAATCCTGCAGATGTTGGGGAGGGCATTGCTCGCGGGATAAACCCCGTGGACAGGCACCGTCGCGCTGCAGCAGTGACTTGGGAGAGAGCCCACTGGGGGTGGGGGTGACGTGAGACGGCGGACAAAAGTGAAGATAGCCAGCAGTGCCTCAGAGCAACAAAGGGCTGCCCTCAGCCAGTGGTGGAGCACATCTGGCACCCCAGGAAGCTCAATTGGACCCTTGGCCCTGAGCTCGTCCCAGGGATTTCTGACTGGCACCACTGCAGTGCATAGGTGAGCTTTTCGCTAGGTTCACTGACATTTCCTGTCACAGTCATGCTGAGGGGAATTGGTAGTTCCTGCCTTGGGATGCAGCACGGCTGTGTGTGTTCTGGGTACAGGACAGTGTGCATTGGTCCTAAAAGTGGTTAATAACTTCAACTGCCACATGCCCAGTGCAGTCACTAAAATTTAGTCTGCCCTTCTGCTTGCCCAAACACATACACTCTTGGCTTCCCAACTGGCTTCTTTCTATGTGTTGTCCAATGCATGTAGATACCTCCATCTGCCTGGCCTCAGATACAGTGGTTGTTGCTCCTCTATTTGATTGCCAGATGTCACTGgggagcaagatggggaggtTCCTGGATCCTCGGGGCAAGCCAGCCATCACAGAGGGAGCTTGCTGTCCACGCCGGCCGAAGAACAGGAATCCTCGGTGCCTGCCTCTGATGAAGACTCACCAGCCAGGACCACAGAGAGCTGGCAGTGGCCACTGTCCTCGTCTGAAACACACAGCAACGTTGGGGAGGATTTTGAGGGATTTCAGACGCCAGCGCGGACTCCGGAGTGTACCATGGACATACAGTCTCCCGGGGATCAGTCACTCAGTAGAACTCCTCAGTTTGAAAGTGACTCTCCTGAGGAGGAGGGAAATGATGAAATGAATGAAGAGCGCTGCGGTGTTGAGCCTGTCCCTAGGGATCGGGGTTGGAGAGGGCAGCCCCAGCTAACAGAGGGAGAGAAGCTGTTGATGGAAACCAACAGTAGGATtgtgcagctgctggaaaaTATCAAGAGGGAGCATGCACAGTCCATGGGCCTCATGTCCCAGTCCATGGGCCgcatggagctgcagctgggcaTTGTGGCTACCTCCACAAGAGCCATCCATAACTACCTGTCAGAGATTTTAGCTTTCCTCAAGCAGCCGAGGACGCAGGTCCTTGAAACGCGCATTTCCCAAAGAGCCACCCCCCATGTCGAGTTGACCTGTGCCTCGACATGGACCGGGGAGGACGCAGTGGCATCCTCCACTGTGTGCTTACCTGGGGCCGAGGGGACAGGCGACTCTCGAGACCCGCCACAGGCCACCCTGCCTTGTCGCAGTGGCCGGCTGCAGAGAGCCATAACCGAGAGGGCCTCGCTGCCCATGCCTCCACGccaggcaaaagggggagggaagaaaaaataaccaTTCCATAAGgtttttagaggtttttttttaatgtgcctGTCCTTTTAATTCTTAGCCATAAGGCCACTGGTGGCAGAGTTTCAACCATTTCCTACATTGGCTAACATTGTATTCTGGCTGACTAGATTAGTCTAACATTTTGTAGTTTATATTTGCACTGTTAACTATGTGTGCTGCTGGTATTTGAAGAACATTTGCCTCTGTTCTTTCACTTTAACTTCATACGAGCATTTTTTTACTCTGTGCCAGGCATTCATTGCTTTTCTTACAAATACAAGTCATTTCTTGAGGCAGCTgttttttgagttttctttctcCATTATCCCATCCCCTCTGAGCAAGCACTCGGGACTTGGTGGTAAGTATAGAGGTCTTCACAATACTCGCCTCCAAAACTGTGTTCGATCAGTCTTTGCCTGGTGTTTCTGGCATGCCAGCCTGAGGTGTTGGGGTCAGCCTGTACCGGATCATGATCATTCTTATCCTCTGTGGGTCTGACCAGCTCAGTTTCTAAGACCCTCGGTGGAGCTAATCCACATGTCTTGGCTATGTCGTACAATAAGTAATGTTGCCAGGATCATACCTCATATTTCTCCTTTGGGGGCTGTATAGTGATGTGCCACCAGATCTATCTAGGCACCTGGCTCTCGTTTTCAAAGTTCCTTTCATGATGGATCTGGTGGCTTGATGGGCAGCATTATAATTTTTCCTCTGAGAGAGTCTGGGGATTGGAAACAGGAGTCACTAAGCAATGTGTTCTACGGGGATAAGAGCCATCTCCTGCAACAAATCTATTAGGAGGAGACTGTCCCCTGTAATTAGCAGAGATattaattatttaagaaaaagagaaaaaaaaaagaaaaaagcaacttgcctggcagccagACCTCTTGAGAATGTAAAAGTCATGACATGCTGTTGGGTACTGTGCTCCTCTGTCTGTGATTAAGAGCTTCTCATCAGAGATGACCTACATCTTGATAAAACACAACTACTTCCTGTGCCTTTAGGCCATCTAATTTTCTGAGGGCTGGCACCTTGAGCAGAGCACGGGGCCCATTGGTAACCCACAGGGTAGATGGAAACGCACTttgcaataaattattttatatctgTTGGTGCTGCCTCTCTCGGGGGAATTTAAATTAGTGGCACTCAAACTGCTATATGCATGCAGAGGCATCAGACTTGGCTTTTCCATGTGGTATCCCTGACAGTTCTCTGAAAGGATGCTGTTgccaggagccccctgagcgGTGGTGACCTGTTCTCACAGGTGTAGCATGGCTCCTATGTTTGACTCTCAACACACCATTGTAACTTCTCGGGAACGTTCAGAAGAGTTTATATGGCAAAGCAGTGATGAATGGAAAATACTAGAGAACAACCATAGGCTTAAAAATCCTCTTCTATGATTACAACCGAGCTGTGCTCTCTGTCCAGTGAGACATAGACTCTTCCTCCCTGTCTTTCTGTGAAGTTATTCAAGATAAAGCAGATCATATTTTGTTATTCTGCCAGTCAGCCACAAATTGCTCCCGTATaagtgtgtgtgcgtgtgtgctTGTGGCTGTACTTTGCTAAACGACCGATTTAAGGATGAAATTGCATCTGGCATGGCCAACCTCCAGTGTAGGCTTTTTCCACTACCAAATATTTCTTCCCTTTCACCTCTATCCAGATGAGTTCCTTGTAAAAATGCCATTGGAGGTGGGCTTCTTTGGCCACACTTCACACCAGGTGCCAATTTTTGCATctattttgtggcttttttttttttaatatctctttTGTCAGAACTATTTGTAAAGTTATCCTCAGAGACTTTCCAGCACAAGCTTGTAAGCTTTTCCCTCTCACTGGTGCAAGAAATGCATGCTGCAGAGTATTTGAGGTCACAAGAAGGTTGGGAAAGAAGCTAATTAGTAAGCCTGGCAAATTATTCCAGTACGTGTGGCCTTCTGAACAAGCTGGTTCTGGTGCATAAGTGGTTTGCACACTGGTGCTGTGGATGTGAACAGCCCAGTTCAAAACAGAGGGTTTGTCCCAAAATGTTTACATCTTCTTTCTTTGGGATGAGTTTGAGTGAAGCTAAGTACAATTCAGCCAGACAATTTGGCCTAATTAGCACGTTTGATAATGCAGTGagaatgttttttattttgcacaGTGCTTTCACTTCAGAAGGGTGGTGCAGTTGTGGCCAGATGTTAAGAATTTGACTTGCTCTTCAGGACCCGCCATGTAGCTGCTACCATTTAGAACCAGTCTCGTTCTCACGTGCTGGCTACTTCCATGGCttcaaatttttttgttgtAGTCTCAAAACAACAACCTCCACTCCACCTTTGCTTCCTGACTAAAGGCAGCAGAGCAAAAAGAAGATGTAGCAGTGCTGCAGTTGAAAGTGCCATGCAAGGAAGCAGTAAAGAGTTCCTTGCAAAGCAACTTAAGCTTTAACCTGCTCTCCTCTTCCATTTCCAAGTGCTTTAGCTAGACATGGCAAGGCACAAAGCACCACTCCAACAGGAGCAGCCATAGGTGTTAGAAGGACTGGGAACCTGTCTACAGACAAGAAACCTGCAATAAACTTACACAAAGCCAAAGGTTTTTTCCACCTGGAAGTAGTAGATGGTATTAAGAATTGGTGCCAACTGATATTTTGCTCAGATCCAACATTAGGATCTGACTTGTAGTATTGTCTAGCAAAATCAGTGCAGTTGGAGGGTATGTATGTTCCATCCCcaacaaatattttcatgcttttcaaGTGTCTGTCATGGCCTCATCACTCTTTCCCTGTAGCTTTTTGTTGTCTGAATGGGTATATGGTTACATGTGtctgttaaaaataaaggggATCAGTTCTTACAtggtatatttatatttcttatgTACAGATTTTGAGTACGTAGTGCTTCAGTTTCCAAAACTTACTTCTTTCTGTGTCCAAAAGACCAGTCGTTTGGCTTCTGGAATGATAACAAGGGTGGGAGAGCCTTAACAGGAAATCTCTGCCCAGTTGAAGCTCTTGGTGATAGATCCCCTGAGTATAATTCTGCAGTCTGGCCATATTTTTGATGTATAGGTCAAATATTCATGGTTACACCGTTGCTTTCTGATGCCTTTTGCTGAGCAGAAgtgcagatatttttctttcagaagttcACAGTTTGTATAACAAAGTCATTATGAAATGTGAcattgtttgttttatttttgaatacGTGTGAtgattttaagaattttttccttttctccttccactGGATGATTTAAatctcacaaaaaaaataaagcagaccAATGAAAAGAATTGAATGCTAACTTCAATTGAAAAGAAATAGCAACACCACTCTTGTGAGACAGTTTTCAGCAGTATTCAGCTTGCTGGTCCTGCTCagcctttcctttcctgcctgctccctgcccctctgTGACACTGAAATATCCACTTCTAGGACAACCTTCTTCCTAACCCAAAGGCTAAAagtttttccctctctttttctcccatttAAAATACCATCCTTGCATCAGCCAGATCTACTGTTTAGAGGGATCAAAAGctcttttcctcctgccttATTCCCATCCATATCAATATCCAGGGCCCTGAGTGCGCTGCTCTCCTGTGAGAGGTAAAACTTAAATCCCTAAATCCAATACTTGACATAGTAACACTGCCAAaaaaatggtttgttttttttttttaatctatagTACCCTAATGAAGTAGCTACCCTTGTTT
It encodes:
- the LOC135415435 gene encoding uncharacterized protein LOC135415435 yields the protein MVGFQKEGFLKSSTSQGRDQLPVQVADVTGEQDGEVPGSSGQASHHRGSLLSTPAEEQESSVPASDEDSPARTTESWQWPLSSSETHSNVGEDFEGFQTPARTPECTMDIQSPGDQSLSRTPQFESDSPEEEGNDEMNEERCGVEPVPRDRGWRGQPQLTEGEKLLMETNSRIVQLLENIKREHAQSMGLMSQSMGRMELQLGIVATSTRAIHNYLSEILAFLKQPRTQVLETRISQRATPHVELTCASTWTGEDAVASSTVCLPGAEGTGDSRDPPQATLPCRSGRLQRAITERASLPMPPRQAKGGGKKK